The genomic DNA CTGTCCTCAAGGATCACATCCGGAGCCTGGACCGTGTGCTGCGGCGGCAGGCCGCCGTCGTCCTCCCCCAGGGTCATGGAGCCGCGGGTGAGCATGGCCCGCATGCCCAGTTTCCGCACCACGTCCACCTGCACGTCAATGCCGTCCTCGAGCCCGTCGGGGAAGAGGTAGTGGTGGTCCGCGGCGGTGGTGCAGCCGGACAGCAGCAGTTCGGACAGCGCTACGGTGGTGGCCAGTTCCAGGTCCGCCGGGGTCAGCCTGGCCCACACCGGATACAGGTTCTTCAGCCAGGGGAACAGCGGGGTGTTCACCACCGGCGCCCAGGCCCGGGTGAGGGTTTGGTAGAAGTGGTGGTGCGTGTTGATCAGCCCCGGCAGCAGCACGTGGCCGGACGCGTCAAAGACCTCGGAGCAGGGCGCGGACGGGGTTTGCCCGGCTGCCAGCACCTCGGCGATGATCCCGTTCTCGATCACCAGGCCGCCGGCGGCATCCAGTCCGTTGGCGGTGAAGGCGGCCAGCGGGTTCCTGATCCAAAGGCGGGCGCGGGGTGAATCGGGTACGACGGCGGCGGGTGCGACGGCGGTGGGCGCTGAGGCGGGCGTGGAAGCGTTCATCGAACATCCTTGGGCAGACAGACCCCTCCCGGGGCCAGCTCAGTGGGCTTGTCTGCTGATCCAAGAGGCCGGTTCCGCATTCCGGTCCGCGCAGGCGGCGGGCCGGACAATCCGTGCGCCGGTGGCCTGACCGTCCGCACGGCCCCACCCTACCCAGATGACGGGGCCATCCCGGAAAATGTGAAGCAAACGACTGTGCCGCCCCTTCCCGCACCGGACGTCCCGGTCCAAGCAGTGTCCGGTACAGCAGGCTCCCGGGCGGGCGGGGCGAGGCGGCCGGGTGACCGTACGCGTCATAACCGGCGGGGTGTCCCGCGTGCCGGGACACCGTGGTAGGCTTCCGTGCAATTACCGGAGCAATTGCGGCATTCATCGTTTCCCGGCGGTGCCGGAATATGCATTCTTTTCCGCCTGCAGGGCGGATCAATGCGCGCCGTAATATGTTTCGCTTTTAGTCATTGTTTTGCGGATTTAAGGCCCCTGCCCGGTTCTCCCGGCAGGGGGAACTCACCGCTTTGGTTACTGGGTTAGCCGGTGGCGGTTGCCGCCGGCAGGTGTTGCTGGAGGGTAGGCCGCAGTGTTGGACATGCTCAATGCGCTGGCATCCGCCACGGCGGACGGTGCCCCATGCGCGGTGGCGACCATTGTGCGGGCGTCCGGCTCCGTGCCCCGCCCGGTCGGCACCTCCATGCTCATCAGCGGAACCGGAGAGATCACCGGTTCCCTTTCCGGCGGTTGCGTTGAGGCCGCCGTCGTCACCGCCGCCGAAGAGGTCCTCGCCGCGGGCCGTGCCCGGGTGGAGGCCTTCGGCTACAGCGATGCCGATGCCTTCGCCGTCGGCCTCAGCTGCGGCGGCACCCTGGAGGTCCTGATCCAGCCCGTCGCCGCCGGCACCTTTCCCCTTATCCCCGGCCCCGACGCCCCCTGTGCCCTGATCCGGCGGATCGACGCCGCAGCATCCGACGGCGGAACGGCTGCCCCGTTGCTTGTCGCCGACCCGGCCGGTGCCACCGATGCCGGTCTCCTCGCCGCCCACGGCGCGGCCCTGACCGCGATGCTGGCCATGGATCCCGCGCGTGCCGCCGCCCGGATCGCCCCGCTTATCGCGGCCGGACGGACCGGCGTCGTCGAACTGGACGGCCCGGGCCTGGACGGTCCGGGCCTGGGCGGACCGGGACTCAGCGGGCCGAAAACGGGCGCACCGGCGGACGGCGCATCGGCGAACAGCACACCGGCGCACGCCGGCCCGGGCGCTGCGTGCGAGCCCGGTGGCCCCGTCCTGTTCCTCGAATCCCGGCTCGCGCCGCCGCGGCTGATCCTGATCGGCGCCAATGATTTCTCCGCCGCGCTGGCCCGGCAGGGCCGGCTGCTGGGCTATCACGTGACCATCTGCGACGCCCGGCGCGCGTTCACCACCCCGGACCGGTTCCCCGCGGCGCACCATGTACAGGTGCAGTGGCCGGATCAGTACCTGCGCCGCGAAGCCGCAGGCGGGAACCTGGATGCCCGGACCGTGGTGTGCGTGCTCAGCCATGACGCCAAGTTTGATGTCCCGGTGCTGGCCGAGGCCCTGCGGGGCAACCTCGCCTATGTGGGGGCCATGGGATCCCGGCGCAGCCACGAACAGCGGATGGCCGCCCTGCGCGCCGCGGGCCTGACCGCCCGCGACCTGGAGAAGCTGCACTCCCCCATCGGGCTGGACATCGGCGCCGCCACACCGGAGGAAACCGCCCTGTCCGTCTTCGCCGAAATTGTTGCCGCCCGCTCCGGGGCTGCCGCCAGCGGGCAGCCGCTGCGGACCCGCAGCGGGCCCATCCATCCGTACAACCGACTTCACGCCAGCTAAGGGACCCCTATGGACATGCCTACCGTTTCCGACGTCATCCGTACCGCGGATCCGCAGCAGTGGCGCCCCGGGGATGCCTGGATGGCCGGCGGCACGGTGCTGTTCTCCTACGGATCGGACACGCTGGCCCGGCTGCTGGATATCACCGCCGCCGGCTGGGAATCCCTGACGGTGTCCGAGGACGGCCTGGAGATCGCCGCCACCTGCACCATCGCCGAGCTGTTCGCCTTCCCCGACGCCGCCCCGGCCGCGGCCCGGGAGCAGTGGCCGGCTTTGGGCCTGATTCCGCTGTGCTGTGATTCCTTTGTCGCCTCCTTTAAGGTCTGGAATGTTTCCACCGTGGGCGGGAACATCTGCACCGGCCTGCCCGCCGGACCCATGACGTCGCTGACCACGGCACTGGACGGCGTCGCACTGGTCCACTCCCCGGACGGCACCTCGCGCCGGCTGCCCGTGACCGAGCTGGTCATCGGCGACGGCCGCACCGCGCTGGCTCCGGGCGAACTGCTGCGCAGCGTCACCCTGCCCGCGTCCGCCCTGCGGGCCCGCACCGCGTTCCGGCGGCTGTCCCTGACCAACCTTGGCCGCTCCGGGGTGCTGGTGATCGGCCGGCTGGATGAGGACGGCACGTTTGTCCTGACCGTCACCGCCGCCACCAAGCGTCCGGTCCAGCTGCGGTTCGCCGCCGTGCCCACCCGGGCCGAGCTGCGCGCCGAGCTGGACCGCAGCATCGACGCCGCGCTCTGGCACGACGATGTGCACGGCCTGCCCGAATGGCGGCACTACATGACGGACCGGCTGGCCGAGGAAATCCGCGCCGAACTCGCCGCTCCGGCGCCCCCCGCTGCTTCCGCGCCGGCTCCCCCCGCTGCTTCCGCTTCCGCCAACACCCCTGCCCCGAAGGAGGGTTCCCTGTGACCTACCGGATCAATGACGCCGAGGTGGAGGCCACCCCCTTCCCCGGCCAGTGCCTGCGCACCTTCCTGCGCGAACAGGGCAACCTGGGAGTCAAAAAGGGCTGCGACGCCGGGGACTGCGGCGCCTGCACCGTGCACGTTGACGGCAAACCCGTGCACAGCTGCCTCTACCCCGCGGTGCGCGCCGAGGGCCGGGAAATCACCACCATTGAAGGCCTGGCCGGTGAGGACGGGCTGCACCCGATGCAGCAGCAGTTCCTGGACGCCCAGGGCTTCCAGTGCGGCTTCTGCACCGCCGGCATGGTGATGACCGCCGCCACCTTCGACGAGGAACAGAAGGCCAACCTGCCGCGGAACCTCAAGGGCAACCTGTGCCGCTGCACCGGCTACCGCGCCATCGGGGACGCGGTCTGCGGGCACCGGCATGTGGACGTGCCCGACGACGGCGCCCCGGCTCCGGAGGACGGCGCCGCCGCGGCCAGCACCCCCGCGCCGCGCACCGTCGGCACCAGCGTGCCGGCCCCGGCCGGCCCGGACATTGTCACCGGCCGCGCCCGCTACACCATGGACGTTCGGGCAGCCGAGCTGCCCGGGCTGCTGCACATGAAGATCCTGCGTTCCCCGCACGCGCACGCCCGGATTGTTGCCATCGATGCGAGCGCTGCCCTGGCCGTGCCCGGTGTCGAAGCGGTGCTCACGCACGAGGACGCCCCGGACCAGCTCTTCTCCACTGCCCAGCACGAACTGCACACCGACGATCCCGACGACACCCGGATCCTGGACACCGTGGTGCGTTTCCGCGGCCAGCGGGTGGCCGCCGTCGTCGCCGCATCGGTGGGTGCTGCCGCGGAAGGCGTGCGCGCACTGAAGGTCGAGTACGAACTGCTGCCCGCCGTGCTGGACACCGACGCCGCACTGGCCGACGGCGCACCCGAGGTCCACCCCGGCACGGCGGGGAACATCGTGGCGGAACTGCATTCGGAGCTCGGCGACGCGGAGGCCGGGCTCGCGGCAGCCGCCGTCGTGCACGAGAACACCTACGTCAGCCAGCGGCTGCAGCACGTGGCAATGGAAACGCACGGCTCCATCGCGTCCTTTGATGACAAGGGACGCCTGGTGGTGCGCACCTCCACGCAGGTTCCGTTCCTGATCCGCCGCGCGCTGTGCCGGGTATTCGGCCTGAAGCCGGCTTCGGTGCGGGTGCTCACCGGCCGGGTGGGCGGCGGGTTCGGCGGCAAGCAGGAAATGCTCACCGAGGACATTGTGGCCCTGGCAGCCCTGAAGCTGAACCGGCCGGTACAGCTGGAACTGACCCGCGAGGAACAGTTCACCGCCACCACCACCCGGCACCCCTTTGCCGTGCACGTCCGCGCCGGCGCCGCAGCGGACGGCACCCTGACCGCCCTTGCGGTGGACGTCACGGCGAACACCGGGGCCTACGGCAACCACGCGCCCGGCGTGATGTTCCATGGCTGCGGGGAATCCGTGGCTGTGTATAAATGCGACAACAAAAAGGTGGACGCCCGCTCGGTCTACACCAACACGCTGCCCTCCGGTGCCTTCCGCGGCTACGGGTTGAGCCAGATGATCTACGCCATCGAATCCGCCATGGACGAGCTGGCCCGCGGGCTGGGCATGGATCCGCTGGAATTCCGCCGCCGCAACGTGGTGGCCAAGGGCGATGACATGGTTTCCACCGCCCCCGAACCGGCCGAGGACGTGCACTACGGCAGCTACGGGCTGGACCAGTGCATTGACCTGGTCTCCGGCGCGCTGGCCGAGGGACGGCAGCGGCCGGAAACCTCCGGGGCGCAATTGCCCGCGGCATCGGAGCTTTCCGGCGACGGCGGGGCGGACGACGGCGGGGCGGACGGCGGCGGGTTCGCTCCCGTCGTGGACGACGGCGGGGCTGACGACGTCGACGGCTGGCTGATTGGCGAGGGCACCGCCGTCGCCATGATCGACACCGTGCCGCCGCGCGGACACATCAGCCACGCAAAGATCTCCCTGCAGGAGGACGGCCGGTACGGACTGGACGTGGGCACCTCGGAGTTCGGCAACGGCACCACCACCGTGCACACGCAGCTGGCCTCCACCGCACTGCATACCACCGCGGACCGGATCGTGATCCGGCAGTCGGACACCGATCTGGTGGACCACGACACCGGCGCCTACGGCTCTACCGGCACCGTGGTGGCGGGCAAGGCCTCGCTGGCTGCCGCGCAGGAACTGGCCACCCTGCTCAAAGGCTTTGCGGCGTCCCTGTTTTCCAACACCTCGGCCCAGGTGCAGCTGCTGGCCGACTGTGTGGAGTGCGACGGCGAACGGATCCCGCTGGCCGACGTCGCCGCCCGCGCCAGGGCCGAGGAGATCGACCTGTCCGCCGAGGGCCGCTGGGGCGGCACGCCGCGCTCGGTGGCCTTCAATGTGCAGGGCTTCCGGGTGGCGGTCCACGCGGGCACCGGCGAGCTGCGGATCCTGCAGAGCGTGCATGCCGCGGACGCCGGCGTCGTGATGAACCCGGTGCAGTGCCGCGGCCAGATTGAGGGCGGCATTGCCCAGGCACTGGGAGCTGCACTGTATGAGGAGGTGCGAATTGACGCCGAGGGTACGGTGGAAACCCGGATCCTGCGCCAGTACCACATCCCCACGTTCGCCGATGTGCCGCGCACGGAGGTCTTCTTCGCGGAAACCGATGATGCGCTGGGGCCGATGGGCGCCAAGTCCATGAGCGAGAGCCCGTTCAACCCGGTGGCTCCCGCCCTGGCCAACGCCCTGCGGGACGCCACGGGGATCCGGTTCGCCCGGCTGCCGTTTGCCCGGGACACCATCTACCTGGGCATGCGGGCGGCCCGGGAGGATTCCGGCGATGTACACGGCGACGCCCAGGCCGCCGGGAACCTGGCCGCCGGGCTGCGCGAACGGGACGCTCCGGCTCCGGCGGTGTAGGGCTGCCGGCGCGCCGGGCCGCGCCCCGGCGGCAGGCCGGTGGGTGCGGCTCAGCCCCTCCGGCTGCCCCGGCGGTGTAGGGGTTGCGGGTGCGGCTCAGCCCCTCCGGCTGATGGCGTTTCGCTCCGCTTTGTCCGTTTTCCCTCCAGTTTGGGAAATCGCTGCCGGTTTGCAGCGGAGGGATTTCCCAAACTGGAGGCGTTTTCCCAAAGTGGAGGAATTTTCCCCACCGATGGGCTTCTTCCTCAGTGCCCTGCCGGCAGGACCGGCCAGCACCAGTGCACCCAGAACGACAGCCGCGCCAAGACACTGGCCGGGGCTCAGCGCCTGCCCGGCGAGCAGCCAGCCGGCCGCGGCAGCAACCACCGGACTGAGCAGCCCGAGCAATGCGGCACTGGACGCCGGAAGCCGGTGCAGGCCGCGGAACCACAGGCTGTAGGCCAGGGCGGAGCCGATCAGACAGAGATAGGCATAACCGGCGAGGTTGATGCCGGTCAGGGCGGGCGGCGGTCCTTCCACCAGCAGCGCCAGCGGAAGCAGGAACACTCCGCCGGCGATCAGCTGCCAGGACGTGGCGGCCAGCAGCGTATCCGGGACACCCCATTTTTTGGTCAGGACCACCCCGGCGGCCATGGCTACCGCCCCTCCCAGCGCAGCCGCCACACCCACCGCGTCCAGACGGGCCTGTGCCTGCAGCACCAGCAGCCCGACGCCGGCCATCCCGGCGGTACCTGCCGCCAGTTTCCGTCCGGTCAGCCGTTCCCCGATCCAGCGCGAGGCGAAAAGCGCCACCAGCAGCGGCTGCACGGCACCCACCGTGGCGGCCACCCCGCCGGGCAGCCGGTAGGCGGCCACAAACAGCAGCGCAAAGAACAGCCCGATATTCAGCACTCC from Arthrobacter zhangbolii includes the following:
- a CDS encoding molybdopterin-dependent oxidoreductase, whose translation is MTYRINDAEVEATPFPGQCLRTFLREQGNLGVKKGCDAGDCGACTVHVDGKPVHSCLYPAVRAEGREITTIEGLAGEDGLHPMQQQFLDAQGFQCGFCTAGMVMTAATFDEEQKANLPRNLKGNLCRCTGYRAIGDAVCGHRHVDVPDDGAPAPEDGAAAASTPAPRTVGTSVPAPAGPDIVTGRARYTMDVRAAELPGLLHMKILRSPHAHARIVAIDASAALAVPGVEAVLTHEDAPDQLFSTAQHELHTDDPDDTRILDTVVRFRGQRVAAVVAASVGAAAEGVRALKVEYELLPAVLDTDAALADGAPEVHPGTAGNIVAELHSELGDAEAGLAAAAVVHENTYVSQRLQHVAMETHGSIASFDDKGRLVVRTSTQVPFLIRRALCRVFGLKPASVRVLTGRVGGGFGGKQEMLTEDIVALAALKLNRPVQLELTREEQFTATTTRHPFAVHVRAGAAADGTLTALAVDVTANTGAYGNHAPGVMFHGCGESVAVYKCDNKKVDARSVYTNTLPSGAFRGYGLSQMIYAIESAMDELARGLGMDPLEFRRRNVVAKGDDMVSTAPEPAEDVHYGSYGLDQCIDLVSGALAEGRQRPETSGAQLPAASELSGDGGADDGGADGGGFAPVVDDGGADDVDGWLIGEGTAVAMIDTVPPRGHISHAKISLQEDGRYGLDVGTSEFGNGTTTVHTQLASTALHTTADRIVIRQSDTDLVDHDTGAYGSTGTVVAGKASLAAAQELATLLKGFAASLFSNTSAQVQLLADCVECDGERIPLADVAARARAEEIDLSAEGRWGGTPRSVAFNVQGFRVAVHAGTGELRILQSVHAADAGVVMNPVQCRGQIEGGIAQALGAALYEEVRIDAEGTVETRILRQYHIPTFADVPRTEVFFAETDDALGPMGAKSMSESPFNPVAPALANALRDATGIRFARLPFARDTIYLGMRAAREDSGDVHGDAQAAGNLAAGLRERDAPAPAV
- a CDS encoding EamA family transporter, with the translated sequence MLSKTLILTLTTALAPIVWGTTYIVAAELLPPERPLLAALLRSLPAGLLLLLLVRRLPRGQWWWRSAVLGVLNIGLFFALLFVAAYRLPGGVAATVGAVQPLLVALFASRWIGERLTGRKLAAGTAGMAGVGLLVLQAQARLDAVGVAAALGGAVAMAAGVVLTKKWGVPDTLLAATSWQLIAGGVFLLPLALLVEGPPPALTGINLAGYAYLCLIGSALAYSLWFRGLHRLPASSAALLGLLSPVVAAAAGWLLAGQALSPGQCLGAAVVLGALVLAGPAGRALRKKPIGGENSSTLGKRLQFGKSLRCKPAAISQTGGKTDKAERNAISRRG
- a CDS encoding FAD binding domain-containing protein, producing the protein MDMPTVSDVIRTADPQQWRPGDAWMAGGTVLFSYGSDTLARLLDITAAGWESLTVSEDGLEIAATCTIAELFAFPDAAPAAAREQWPALGLIPLCCDSFVASFKVWNVSTVGGNICTGLPAGPMTSLTTALDGVALVHSPDGTSRRLPVTELVIGDGRTALAPGELLRSVTLPASALRARTAFRRLSLTNLGRSGVLVIGRLDEDGTFVLTVTAATKRPVQLRFAAVPTRAELRAELDRSIDAALWHDDVHGLPEWRHYMTDRLAEEIRAELAAPAPPAASAPAPPAASASANTPAPKEGSL
- a CDS encoding XdhC family protein, coding for MLNALASATADGAPCAVATIVRASGSVPRPVGTSMLISGTGEITGSLSGGCVEAAVVTAAEEVLAAGRARVEAFGYSDADAFAVGLSCGGTLEVLIQPVAAGTFPLIPGPDAPCALIRRIDAAASDGGTAAPLLVADPAGATDAGLLAAHGAALTAMLAMDPARAAARIAPLIAAGRTGVVELDGPGLDGPGLGGPGLSGPKTGAPADGASANSTPAHAGPGAACEPGGPVLFLESRLAPPRLILIGANDFSAALARQGRLLGYHVTICDARRAFTTPDRFPAAHHVQVQWPDQYLRREAAGGNLDARTVVCVLSHDAKFDVPVLAEALRGNLAYVGAMGSRRSHEQRMAALRAAGLTARDLEKLHSPIGLDIGAATPEETALSVFAEIVAARSGAAASGQPLRTRSGPIHPYNRLHAS